Proteins encoded in a region of the Buteo buteo chromosome 11, bButBut1.hap1.1, whole genome shotgun sequence genome:
- the NRN1L gene encoding neuritin-like protein, giving the protein MGCGCWRLLGVVCPLLLQLATSQEPVSMAGKCDTIYKGFAGCLLSLGDSMAQSVRRQREEGSEEAQELDTICKSWDDFHACATEVLSNCPEEAAAIWESLRQESRKIQFQGNLQELCSARGRVASAHGSPAAETNQATLRGSATPPHPHLLALLALPLLMPRL; this is encoded by the exons ATGGGCTGCGGCTGCTGGCGGCTGCTGGGGGTCGTCTGcccgctgctcctccagctcG CCACGAGCCAGGAGCCCGTCAGCATGGCGGGGAAGTGTGACACCATCTACAAGGGCTTCGCTGGCTGCCTCCTCAGCCTGGGGGACAGCATGGCCCAGAGCGTCCGGCggcagagggaggagggcagCGAGGAGGCGCAGGAGCTTGACACCATTTGCAA GTCCTGGGACGACTTCCACGCCTGTGCCACCGAGGTGCTGTCAAACTGCCCCGAGGAAGCGGCCGCCATCTGGGAATCGCTGCGCCAGGAGTCCCGCAAGATCCAGTTCCAGGGGAACCTGCAGGAGCTGTGCAGTGCCCGGGGACGCGTGGCCAGTGCCCATGGCTCGCCGGCCGCCGAGACCAACCAGGCCACGCTGCGGGGCTCGGCCACCCCCCCGCATCCCCAtctcctggccctgctggcCCTGCCGCTGCTGATGCCCCGGCTCTAG